Within Dermacentor variabilis isolate Ectoservices chromosome 8, ASM5094787v1, whole genome shotgun sequence, the genomic segment ATTGTTACATGCTCAGCGACCGAAGTTGGTCCGGCAGTTAGTTTTGAACCCAGTTCCCAGGGACAGGCGGCAACCAAATGCTCTACCCATTTGACCATAGACTACACACCGACCCAAGTTGGCAGGAAAGAGGGTATGTGTAGTCATAAATACATACGTACAGACCTACCGCTAAGTGGGTAAAGTTCTTAAAGACCGCTGTTGCATTAAAAATGAACTTTGGACAAGcaatgtaatgtgtagggcaggTAACCGACGGCCTATAGGGGTTACTGAATTGGTGCCAACGGAACTGACGTGCAATCGTGGACAGCAGACAGCTAGTGTGAGGAAATAGAAAATTTACTAGCACGGGATGGTATCATCTGGCGCAAGACATGGGGTGACTGGAGAACCTAAAGTTGACATTAAATAGGCTGATGGCAATGACCCTAGGATGTTGCAATAACTTTTCATTAGTTAGACTACACCAATAGCTTTAAAATGCATGAGATGAAAAAGTGTCTCAAATATGTTCTTCTGTCGTAAGCCTTCCACAAGAAAGAGGTTGCCCTGCTTTCGAGTATTCAATGTGGATTGTCCTTAGTAGCCCTTTAGGAATACTGAACCGGAAGGGTTATTTTGTGTTCCTCGGCTATGCATTGCGAAGTTCCCCTGTATTTATTCTATACCTTTTGGTCTGATGCTGTAACAGGACTGCAATCGCCCCACTTGTTTTTTGCAGGCCTCACAAATGCAATGAGCCTAGCTGAAAGTATCACTGCCAAAATGGCATGCCACACCCCTTCAAAGGTCGTTGGTCATGTCGATGTTGGCATGCAGTGCAGCTTGCCTGTGGCTGACAAGTCTGTCGGCTGCTCGTTGAAACCAGGGAGGGAGTCTAGGAGCGTGCAGACTACGGAGGCTGTGGAACAGTTAAGCTCCAGCTCAGGTAGGCAGTGACCGGCACTTACATTCGCTTGCTTGTGTGGTAAATGGCCAAGTCTGCCTAGCTTGGCACGACTTGCTCAAGTGTGTGTGACGTGCTGCTGAGGACAAATTAGCAGGTTTTTTATTCTTGTCTGTATACTTattgaggcaaaatgcaaaaataatgCTCTGCTGAGTACATTGAAGCACCTTAGATTGCAGGGCTTAATGCAGAGCCATCTTGACCTGGTGTTGTTGTAGCCCTTACATCGCTTTATGATAACCTTACACCCAGTGAGTCTCTTAGTTATGTATAGATCGGTGTATGAGTGTAAGAACATGAATATAGATCAATGCAGAATGTAAGCTTACCTCTGGGTTTGATGTGAGTAAAAttcaaacaaatttatttaatgCAGTCAACTATAAAACATACCTTGTCTTGTCAATATGCTCATTCATTGAGGGAGGCAAATACTGCTCGGGAAATGTAAGGATTCTTGTCCTGGGACAGGTTTTGGTCATGACATCCTCCAGCACATCATTGGTGATGACTAAGCTGGACTGGCAAGGACTGGCACCCAAGGTGCATGCAAGCAATCACTTCAGGCGACCTGTACAAGTCTTGAGATGAACGCTGGCTATACGTTGGTTTTGGTCCTCTCCCGTCGATAACAGCTTCAGGTTTTCTGTGCCGTGTTTACAGACTGCAGTGGCCGTTGGgacctctctctcttttggacCACCAGTTTGTCCCAGTGGATAGTTATTCTTCCTCAGCAGTTTTGTTAAAATGTGCTATCAACCTTTGCTGATGTGAAAACGGAAGCCTCTTCCCTCTGAGAAATGGGGCACTAGTGAGCAATTCAAGTGCCTTTGCCATGAATTGAATCTGCCGTCATCAGGAGAACTTGTGCACGGTGCTCACAAAAGAATTCTATCACAGTGTGTTCAAGTTGACTGTCAACAGGGTAGCCTTTTGCACAACAAAGCCTCCAGTGAAAATCGACATTTGCTCTGTTTTACATTCTATTCACAGAAATGGAACGACGCACTGCCACAATCTTGCTTTGCACTTCCAACCATTTTATCACATTGTTTTCAAATGCACTTGTAAAGCCCTGACATTTTATTTGCACCTCTAGCAGTATTAACTTGTgtttggagggagagagagagacaacttcatgtagtcgcctgcagaacgacaccatgactaaatggcgccgtgacgcgggccctgacgtcttctcagcaggtggtctctactcaattccagcgcgtgttactcccgcggtcggtcgccctgaggggcaacgttccgtcagtttcgctcggcctttgtctttcaagagccgccgagacctgcaggacggcccaggtttgactttcgtggtcgtagcattccgccacAGCCGCGAGttgcggcggaatcgttgtacttgtcgaagcctcattggggaacttggtgcaatcccataggatgtgcgtcagggtggccctctcccgctggcacacgcggcacacatcactcacatataatttagggtatagatgagtcattaacactggggtgggtaaagaaccagtttgcaattgtctgaacagcaccgcctccgctcggctcagccccggttgcgggggtgggaaagtccttcgagccaggcggtggaactgtgtaagttcattgaacgtcgtcatgcggtcctttgcactacaccacgttggacggtcggttgcagcggtgcggttggttagcgctcgcgccactgcgtgtactgtctcgttgtggttatcgtgcttctcggacgcatcgttgcccgcgtgcttGGACAGAGTTTGCAAATTTGGCATGTTTGTCACAATAATGACAAGAACGATGATCCTTTCTCCACTTTGACAACTACAAACGAGAAAACATTGTTTTGTTTCGCTGTATACTACATGACAGACACAGGAAGATTGTGCTAGTTATTTTGCGACAACTGACCAAAGCCCAACCCTTCCTTGGTAATTCAGGTGCATGCGGTTGCAGCGTAAGATTTGCAGAAATGTTTACGAAATGTTTAATAAAACAAAGTGGAATTTGAATATGTTCTTTTTCACAGCATAATAATGATACAATCACGGACCGATCTTTTGGACACCCTATATTCTGGGCCTGCCCGAATATTTCGACTGCTATAGTATtgccacgtactccatatagtgaTCACCATGCAAGTGCCGGTGTCCGGTGATGTTTTAAATCAAAAGGCAGAAACTGTAGCGCTTCAGATGAACATTGAGGGTTTTCAACTTAGTGTAAAATgttaaggggcccctcaccagctgtggccattttgagctgacaagcacctTGTATACAATGTGTGCTAGCgattgtgtctgctaagtattacatcgctatgtgccgcggaaagagctgaaatttcaaaccggaCGCTGTTTGCCCTTCTCGCGGGCTTTGCGCTCCCAGCTGGAAAGTTGACGTATATctcacaagtgcgcctacgtacattgCACTGCTGTAACGTCGCTCATAGTGACGCACGACTCTGTCTGGTCGATGGCAAATTTGTCCAAGAAAGGCGCTCGAGACAAAGAGAGGCCGGCGTGTGACTTAGTGCTAGCACTCAAGCAGGGTGACTCCGATGCGGCACATGGGGTACTCAACTGCGATCGGGATGAAAAGGGGCCAGCGAGCGGGAACACCATGTTGGAGGGGCTAGTAGGCACCTGCTCCACGCGCGCCTCAAAGAGTTGAGGAAACCCGAAATTCGCATGGCTAGGACTAGAGCACACATCCGGGCGGTCGACATGACGAAAGGGCTGTCCAAAGAAGAGATGGCTCCTGGTGGCCGAAAGCAGAGGGTACATACCTCATGCTGTAGGTGTTATCCACGTCGAAGGACATTAAGTCCGTGGCCAGGGGATCAAGCAGGGACGACGGCCGTAAAGGGGCCTGCAGTGATACTTCAGTGAGCACGCTGGAACAGAGTTGGGTGGCAGTTATATGGAAGTGGATCAAAACGACAAGTGCGGcccagttggttgggatttatagtaaggtttgttacagctcaacacaagacaaggacaacggAAGCTATAAAATGACGACACGGCACTGAttctcaactgatattttattgaagatatgtgtAACATATATGTAGGTGCCATttgataaccatgacatgcacaagaTGCAGAGATGCATCGAGGCAACTGTGACAAACTGATgcataatcaaaattgacataggtaatgcagttccttgtcatgaagagtGATAGATGGTTCACTGATACATGCTTTGTCCCTAATCTTTGTATTGTGAGATTCGGCGTTTTCCCTTGTCAATTGGCTGACGTTTttaaaaatgacactagtttttttAAATTCGGGGCGTCAACCGCACAACTTGCAGTGCTCCGGGAGGTGAAGTGGAGCAACCCCTTGATGAGAGAGCTCATGCTCCCGAAGTCAAACATTCACACATCGCTTTGTGATCACATCGCTACCACAAGATAATAGAATGGCACACACAACCTGCGTAGCAAAAGTCATGTACCTGTTCACATGTTTGACAGTGCATTTTCCCTTCACTTGCTTATCCTTCAGCAAATTATCAACTAACGGGCATATGCAACCTATcttatgtttcgcagaaaaacgaaCATTGCTCATTAAGGATAAGAGAGCAAGCTTGGTCCTAGGATTTTTAGCATTTTCTAAGAGTGATAAGAATCCCAGAGAGTAGTTACACACTCCACATTCTCACGATAAGCCATGCTTAATGGCCCAGCACCAGTCTCTGAAAACAGCAAAGCAGAGTCACTGGCTGAAGATACAATGTGGACAAGTTGTTTATCCTCAAATGGATGCAGTTATGGTAAACATCTAAGggttgtatgcagttatttccaTATGTTATATgcacattatttttttccttctgggCTGTTCTGAAAGAGGATGTAGCTTGTACGTGTTTGTGGGTTATATGGGGAAAAATATGTTATTTCCTAGCCAGCTCCTTGCAATCTCAACTTAtgaaaacattgccaaagttcaaTGTGTGATCAAGTGCAAACCCGCTGATGAAGTCTCATACGAGACAAATTTTTTGTGCCAGAGAATCGCAACAACTTTTGCAAGTGCCAAATTAGGCCTCCAGGCCTCAAGTGCTCATTGAGGATAAAAGAGCAAGGTTGGTCCTAGCATTTTTAGTCTTTTCTAAGAGTCGTAGGAATCCATGACAGCAGTTAAACACTCCACATTCCCTCATTTGTGATTTTTTagccttctgaaaaaaaaaactttttgtaaGCAGACTTCACAACCGGCGACATAAAGCATTCCAAATGCAGAAATATTGAGTAAATTAAAAAGGGCCATTAGTAGTTCCTTGTTTCATCCTACTTAAAATCACCATGAAGATCTCAATAAAAAAAGGCAGCTTGTTATTAAATTTAGCATCTGTGTTCTTTTTTCGCATTTCATAATAACTCGTAAGTGATTTTGTTTTACTTGTGCAGCGTCAAGGCCCTGTATTTCTCCATCCACTGCCAAACGTGACAACTCAAGGCGAGGATGCCTCCACCGATGTCACCTGTGTCACTATGAGGCCGATGAACTATTTCTTCTGGAAGCACATGCCAgcgtccatactgccaagaagccgtttgagtgcccttcatgccctcggaGGTACTCGGACAAATACAGGTTAAAATTTCACCTGCGCAGCCACCCAGGCAAGAAGCCACATCACTGCCCTTCATGTTCTCGGAGCTTCTCACGCAAGCATAGCCTGAATGCCCATGCAATCACCCACACTGGTGAGAAGCCATATCGGTGCACTTCATGCTCTCGGGGCTTTTTTCTCAAAAGCCGCTTAATTGCTCACATGCACAGCCACACAgctgagaagccatatcagtgtccttcatgctctcggagcttctcacgaaagagcTACCTCAATGACCACCTGCTcatccacacaggcgagaagccatttaagtgcccttcatgctccGAGAGCTTCTCACTCAAGGTccacctgaaagcccacctgcgcacccacacaggcgagaagccatatcagtgctccgtatgctctcggagcttctcggcAAAGCACCACCTGGAAGTCCAcgtgcgcacccacacaggcgagaagccatataagtgcccttcatgctctcagtgCTTCTCACGCAAGTGTTACATCAAAATCCAtatgcgcacccacacaggcgagaagccatatcagtgcccttcatgctctcagaggtTCTCATTCAAGTCCAACCTCAGGAGACACATGATGCgggaagccatatcagtgcccacTCTGCTTTCAGAGATTTTCGTTACAGAATGCCCTGAAGACACACCACTGCATTCATACAGGTGACTGGCCATATAGTTTCACCATCTGCTCCAGGTCCTCATCACTTGAACAGACTTAAAAGAGCACAGCACCATGATACTGTAGGGTAGGTCAACAATCTCTTTGAACTAGAGTCGCAATTAAAAATCTACATACGTGCAGCATGTTACGTAGTGTTCAACAGCATCAGGTAGCACAAGCGTCTCCACATGCTCCTAAGCGGAAGCTTTCGCTCGGGCCCCACTCCGATGCTGCCTATTTATACGCATGTAAAACACAgtaatgcttttctgagataaccagtGGGCCAATCATAACGAAATTTCTTACATCCGAGACATAAGACTGAATTCTGGCGACTGCCGGAAGGAGATTTTTGGTTGAAGGCCTGAATGTTATAACAAGAATTTACAAAGATTGTTCAGCTTCAAAAAAACATTGAAGCACGATGTTTATaaatttgtagctctgcaccTGGAATAGGTATCATAGTTCTGTAAGCTGTATATGATAATCATCCAAAGCGTACAAATTTGTTGTATCAATTTATATCTTTCGCAaacttgttacattgtttacggGGACTTTGCAAatgtcatcaccatcagcctatatTACGTCTACTGCAGGttgaaggtctctccctgcgaccggcaattacccctgtcctgcgccaaccgattcaaactagcgcctgcgaatttatttatttcatcagcCCTCTTTGTCTTCTGCCATCCTAGAcggtgcttcccttctcttggtacccattctgttaccctaatggtccaacggttatctaacacattgcatgacctgcctggctccatttttttctcttaatgtgaattagaatatcgactatccccatttgctctctgattcaaactgctctctttctgtctcttaatgggatgcctagcattctttgttccatcgctctttgcgcggtcctcaacttattctcaagcttctttttcaatctgtaagtctctgccccatatgtcagcaccagtaaaatgcatcgattgtgcaccttccttttcaatgataagggcaagcttccagtgaggagctgacaatgctttccatatgcaatccaacccatttttattattctatgaatttccttcttatggtcAGGTTTCCTTGTGATTAGttcacctaggtaaacatactccttcacggactctagaggctgacttgcgatcctgaacacttgttcccttgccaatctattcatcattatctttgtcttctgcttatTAATCTTCACCCCAGTTTTAcattctccctgttaaggtcctcaatcatttgttgtaactcgtctgctatcttgctgaatagaacaatgtcattggcaaaccgaaggttgccgaggtaTTTGCTGTCGATCCTtaatcctaagccttcccagtttatgcCTTTTCAGTTGGATGAAGCTTGAATGCTTCATCCATGCATGCAGTGGAGAGATTGTTTCCCtttctgacccctttcttaataggtttctttctacttttcttgtaaaGAATcaaggcagctgtggaatctttgtagatattttcccaagatattcacacaatcctcctgtactccttgattatgtaatgcctctgtCTGCTCGtgtctctgctgaatcaaatgccttttcgtaacctATGAAAGTCATgacggatgtgatccattgtatagaatatcccttcctgaaacctgcctgttccattggttgactaaagtccagtgttgcccttattctactggagattattttgatgaatattttgtataatactgggtgtaagctaatgggcctataatttttcaattctttaacgtctccctttctatagattagtataatgtttgcattcttccagttttctgggacccttgcagtcgatagacgcTTTGTATAAagaaccgccagttttccaagcattgtgtcgcctccacctttgattaaatggaCTGTTACTCTGTCTTCTCTTGCTGCTCATCCTTGTTTCATGTCAtgtaaggcccttctgacttcatcgctagctataggaggagttcctgtattctgttcattactgtttctaattgaggtatcctgactcctctgggtactgtacaggtcagtatagaatacttccgctgattttactatatcttcaagattgctggtgatattaccctgcttatctttcagtgcatatatcttggtttgtcctatgccaagtttcattCTCACCGAtctcaggctgcatccattttttatgacttcttcagtctttctcacattatagtttcgaatatctcTTATTTTCGCTTTTTGATcacttttgacagttccacgaattctatcctttctcttgagttggacactttcattttttgtcatttctttattaggtcctttgttacatgGGAGAGCTCGTCTACTAGTTACGTTggcgccttgcctcccactttaaTTGCTGCATATgcagccaacctagttacggtttcattcattagctctacgtcatcatcatctctctgttctaaggcggcatatttgtttgcaagtaccagcctgaatttgtctgcttttacccttactgcctctaggtcgATCTGTTGCTTGAGCAATTTAgctctttttctcttcaaattgaggtgaatcctagccctcactaacctattatcactgcactttaccctacctatcacttctacatcctgcactatgatGAGATCAGCAGAatgtatgaagtcaatttcatttcttgtttcaccattattgcttttccaggtccactttaacaagttaaggaccgcacaaagagcgatggaatgaagaatgctaggcataacatttaaAAGACAGAGACAGAGCGGTTTGagtcagagagcaaatgggtataggcTATATTTTAATAGACatagagggaaaaaaaatggtactaggcaggtcatgtaatgcatagatcAGATAagcattggaccattagggtgacagaatgggtaccaagagaaggaaagcgcagtagaggatggcataAGACTACGTGGTGCGacaaaattaagaaatttgctggtgctagttggaatcgtttGGCACAGGACAGTAgcaattgcagatcgcagggagaggcctttgtcctgcagtggacataaataggctgatgacgatgatgatgactggtaccctctcattaatgctgtagaattcatcaatgttgcctgctatgtccctatggattaggaatcccacctcgtattgcttcttttctcggatgacttctatagcagaggacatcgCCGTTATTCatcaatgtataagcctcaccagcttTTGTAATCTTTCTGAGGCCGAGGATATGCCAaaaatgtctgatagttcctcaaagagtcctgctatgctagcctcactcgacagagctCGGCTGTTAAATGTTGACAGGGTGCCACTTATTAGTGGCATATTTGAAAGCCTTGCTtattacatcaattttgtctgttTTAGATTTCCTATTCGATGCATTTTACAGAACTTCGATataattttcattgctgagttagagttgtaaacttgacggTTTCATTTTCTGAAGATTTGTGATTTTCAACAAGGTTTATTATGAAattgatggcctaaataaaaattatgaccaacagtcaccagattgTATTTCctttaactgcaacaaaccttATCAAGTTTGGTGTAGtagttgtcgagaaaaacgatttcttctttcctatgtatttagatgggagcgcctgagctgaagcttcctcttaaagggtgcctgaaacacttttttggaGTCGCGATGTTTTCTCTAGATCTTTTCTCAACATGTTACAGAGCGAAATGAGTTATGAGAACTGATCCACACAAAGGCTTTTATAGCTGAGAAAAATTTCAAAATACAGTTATATCTTGATATTATGAAGTGGATAAAATCAGCAATTTATTTTGTCTTATTGTGGCTTTTCATTATTAGAAAACTAATCGATGTTCTTTCCTATCTCAAAAACTACTGTTTGCATGCCCCTGCAAACTATGTATGTAATTGTATGTTATATTATTTTTACATTACAGATAACTGAATTATCTGCTTTTTGAGCTCTCTTTCTTTTCCCAGTATTCTCATTGttacctatgaaattgttctgtTTGACCAATTCAAGTATTTGTTGGCTCTAGGTTCTGGTTTATGTGGTTCATCCTGGAATATTTGGAGCTTATtctattcactttttttttttttacatgtgggTGCTTTTCTAGTGGAATTGCTTGTTCACTACGTTAAAACTTTCGACTGTCTGTTTCATCAGAGCATCAAATAAATACCAGTGTTTGTTTGTATTCATTGTCTGTTGTTGGTATTTTTATACTTGAATGACAGCATCCAATAAAGGgatgttagcattttattgtaTCTGGAGCTGGAAGAGAAGTTTAGTGACGACATTTGGAAGTTCATTATTAGCATAAAAAGAAGCTGTTATAAGTAACATAAATGAGTAATTGTAGATTTGAGTCGAATGTCAAGTCCACCATGCCTAATTCATTCATACATTTAATTGCAACTAATGTACCAGGATTTCTTAAGCACTAGTATGACATATATTTGTAGAAATATTTGTATCAACTTGACATTTTGAGTTGGGCTTATAAACCTGCACTGTATAATATGTTCGTGCTCAGAAGGCAAGAAATTGGGCCAATCCTGTTTTTCGAAATTTGAAAAGGTTCTTTGTGAATTCCAGTTGCGCTGGTCTCTCATCAGGAATTTCCTCACCAACAAAATTGTGCACAGGACATGCTTTTCAAATAACAAATACAAGGATTAACTGTTTTGATTAAGGGTGTGCAAATAGTTGATGCTTTATAGTAGGCACTTTGTAATTGCAAATATATCCTAATGGCCTTCAAACACTTAAAAAGATTACCTGTACAGAAATAAACCTCAAATTGAAGCGAAGGCATGCCTTCAGACACACATGCCTTCAGACTGCGGCACATtggacaggaaactacgaaaaCATGTGACTATTATTGCACAAATAATTTAACAAAtcagaaaacatgaatcgcaggaataTAGACTTGACAAACAAAAGTGTACTTTGTTGCAGCTATATCCGCACTTGTCATCTGCCTCTCACCATTGCTGGTGTATAATCGCTTTTGTGCTTACCtatcactgttttcagcatgcttccagtgaactacATCCTTAAGGCAGATTGAAAAATTTTGATAAAAGATGTTCCACGGTGTTTTCCACAGTAGCATTTCTTGATTAGACATTCTGACCGGTAAgttttccattgcactaaaaaaaaataaaaaaaataatgggtACAATGAACATTGactgtcagtccctttaaagtcAGACCACACACGTGGGGACACTTGGGTGCAACTCTAAAGCAGCTCGTTTCCTTGTGCCTTGCAGTGCGTTTGTGGTCGGTAGATTGGTCGTGTGCAGCTTTTATCTTTTATTGAGTGCTGTTGCTCTTCTTTGTTGAATTTGCCTTTGTGAATGGGGTGCATTCGGGCTTTCAGCTTGGCCAATTTCTTCTCTTACGGTGCAAAGGTTTAAACTGGTTCTTACGCTTGTTGCTATTGTTGCCAATGAGTTTTGTGCatagatcaagaaaaaaaaatttctccatTGTGGGGCTTCCTCTTGCAGATAATGCGTGAGTAGGTGAGCGCTTGCAAATTTTAATGGCACTTTATGTAGCATTTATTGCCTGTTTCTTGACTGTTTCTTGCCTTGCATTTCATACTGTTACTCTGTCTATCTCGAATTTTTGTGGCTAGTGAATCGACGACTTGCTTCAGCAACTGCTCGCCATAATGCAAAGGGCACATGTTCAGTAACCCAAATCTAAACAATGAAGGCGAATATTAAGTAATGTGGCCCGACCACTGATTTACTCGAGCTCAATTTCGCTCTAAAGATTTGGCTTTCTTGAAGTCCAAGAAATTTTCTTAGATTTATGCCAGCTAGAttgctaagctgctatttagtattgcttcATTTGATGGTGCTATGCAAGATACTATGTTTGCACAATGTTCCTCACATCTTTTATGTGTGAATATGACCGGTGTAGGCTTGTAGGCCCATACCACTCTTTGTGACCGCACAGAAAGACAGACGCCTGACACGCTCAATTCCAATCGAGCAAATGCCCCCTTTATTCTAAGGCCAGTACATATACAGTCAATCAACATCAAGAGGGAGCCACAAACTTTTGGTGTACAAAGCAGTGACATCCTCTACATCTCCCTTGTTAAATACCAGAGGAGAGAGGTGAGGCCAGGAAGCAATTCAAAGTTTAGGTGATCTGGGGAAAAAACGCGTTGGCCACTACTTGTCCACACTACTCGATCACTGTCCATAGAGGACTGTCCCTGCGCAGTTCCTGAACCTGCTGTGCTGGAAGACGGTGGTTCTCGTACTGCAACAAGATGCTGCGGTAGCTCTTGTATACATGGTGAAGT encodes:
- the LOC142589960 gene encoding uncharacterized protein LOC142589960 is translated as MSLAESITAKMACHTPSKVVGHVDVGMQCSLPVADKSVGCSLKPGRESRSVQTTEAVEQLSSSSASRPCISPSTAKRDNSRRGCLHRCHLCHYEADELFLLEAHASVHTAKKPFECPSCPRRYSDKYRLKFHLRSHPGKKPHHCPSCSRSFSRKHSLNAHAITHTGEKPYRCTSCSRGFFLKSRLIAHMHSHTAEKPYQCPSCSRSFSRKSYLNDHLLIHTGEKPFKCPSCSESFSLKVHLKAHLRTHTGEKPYQCSVCSRSFSAKHHLEVHVRTHTGEKPYKCPSCSQCFSRKCYIKIHMRTHTGEKPYQCPSCSQRFSFKSNLRRHMMREAISVPTLLSEIFVTECPEDTPLHSYR